From one Fibrobacter sp. genomic stretch:
- a CDS encoding T9SS type A sorting domain-containing protein produces EQSSSSETVEESSSSEAESSSSETVEESSSSEAESSSSETVEESSSSEAESSSSEVVEESSSSEESSSSGAESSSSVEESPCIAFVNGVGGYAEHCYNSGLNNMTAETCYTISPTRPGSLQWMNTDASNREWWVETSCLDFVPPSSSSATTIVSSSSSASSPEAFVAELQSQLKVSFAHNSLAIYAPRESLVRVQVFDMLGNRVKTFQETFAGSRNVSLQGLPQGSYMVRVVTGSSAKTSRINIR; encoded by the coding sequence AGAACAGTCTTCCTCCAGCGAAACGGTTGAGGAGTCTAGCAGCTCTGAAGCAGAGTCCTCCTCCAGCGAAACGGTTGAGGAGTCTAGCAGCTCTGAAGCAGAGTCCTCCTCCAGCGAAACGGTTGAGGAGTCTAGCAGCTCTGAAGCAGAGTCCTCCTCCAGCGAAGTGGTTGAAGAATCCAGCAGTTCCGAGGAAAGTTCAAGCAGCGGGGCAGAATCTAGTAGTTCTGTCGAAGAAAGCCCCTGCATTGCCTTTGTGAACGGTGTCGGGGGCTATGCGGAACACTGCTATAATTCTGGTTTGAACAATATGACTGCGGAAACATGCTACACTATTTCCCCCACACGTCCAGGAAGTTTACAGTGGATGAATACGGATGCTTCAAATAGGGAATGGTGGGTGGAAACCTCCTGCTTAGACTTTGTTCCTCCCAGCTCCAGTTCTGCAACAACCATTGTGTCTAGCAGCTCTAGTGCAAGTAGCCCAGAAGCATTCGTAGCGGAACTGCAGTCGCAATTAAAGGTTTCCTTCGCTCACAACAGCCTTGCGATTTATGCGCCTAGAGAATCTTTAGTTCGCGTACAGGTGTTCGATATGCTGGGCAATCGCGTGAAGACTTTCCAGGAAACCTTTGCTGGTAGTAGGAATGTTTCCCTTCAAGGTCTCCCGCAGGGCAGTTACATGGTCCGCGTTGTGACCGGAAGTTCTGCAAAGACCAGCCGTATCAACATACGGTAA
- a CDS encoding AzlC family ABC transporter permease yields the protein MFLKGVKDGLPIGIGYFAVSFSFGIAGSKFMSWFLVTFISMTNLTSAGQFAGLNIMVDAAGTFLEMAIATFFINLRYSLMAITLSQKVSSDFTTPYRLLLATGITDEIFAVSMAQQNRVTPRYFFGLMVLPYIGWSLGTLTGAVSGEILPSWITNALGVALYGMFVAIVVPPCKKHLSTLIVVVVAIALSLAFKYVPVLQGVSYGFSIIICAVVASLFGAMFFPVKESDDEP from the coding sequence ATGTTTTTGAAGGGCGTGAAAGATGGGTTACCCATAGGCATCGGCTATTTTGCGGTGTCCTTCTCTTTCGGCATCGCCGGCTCCAAGTTCATGTCTTGGTTCTTGGTGACCTTCATCTCCATGACCAACTTGACTTCGGCGGGGCAGTTTGCGGGCCTTAACATCATGGTGGATGCCGCCGGCACTTTTTTGGAGATGGCTATCGCCACCTTCTTTATCAACCTGCGCTATTCCCTGATGGCCATTACCCTTTCCCAGAAAGTCTCGTCTGATTTTACGACGCCTTACCGCCTGCTTCTGGCCACGGGAATCACCGACGAAATTTTCGCCGTGTCCATGGCCCAGCAAAATCGCGTGACTCCCCGCTATTTCTTTGGCCTGATGGTGCTGCCCTATATCGGCTGGTCCCTGGGGACGCTCACGGGGGCTGTGTCAGGAGAGATTCTACCTTCCTGGATTACCAATGCCCTGGGCGTTGCCTTGTATGGCATGTTTGTGGCCATTGTGGTGCCCCCCTGCAAAAAACATCTGTCCACATTGATTGTCGTTGTTGTGGCTATCGCCTTGAGTCTTGCATTCAAGTATGTCCCTGTGCTGCAGGGCGTATCTTATGGTTTTTCCATCATCATCTGTGCGGTAGTAGCTTCTCTCTTTGGGGCCATGTTCTTTCCGGTCAAGGAGTCAGACGATGAACCTTAG
- a CDS encoding AzlD domain-containing protein: MNLREYFAFLMVMAGVTFLLRAVPFVLLKGKLSNPFVKSFLAYIPCTVLAAMTVPAIFYSTDSMLSGVLALVTAVVASLFRFGLVGVALVACCTVLFIDGLWPMFF, translated from the coding sequence ATGAACCTTAGGGAATATTTTGCCTTCTTGATGGTTATGGCGGGGGTGACCTTCCTTTTGCGGGCAGTCCCCTTTGTGCTTTTGAAAGGGAAGCTGAGCAATCCCTTTGTCAAGTCTTTCTTGGCCTACATCCCCTGCACGGTACTTGCCGCCATGACGGTGCCTGCCATCTTCTATTCTACGGATTCCATGCTGTCGGGCGTGCTTGCTCTTGTAACGGCCGTGGTGGCATCCCTGTTCCGTTTTGGGCTGGTGGGCGTTGCCCTGGTGGCCTGCTGCACGGTGCTTTTTATAGACGGCCTTTGGCCCATGTTCTTTTAA